Proteins encoded in a region of the Scomber scombrus chromosome 16, fScoSco1.1, whole genome shotgun sequence genome:
- the LOC133996193 gene encoding glutathione S-transferase A — MAKDMTLLWGSGSPPCWRVMVVLEEKNLQGYNQKLLAFEKMEHKSQQVMDMNPRGQLPAFKHGNSVLNESYAACIYLESQFKSQGNKLIPDCPAEQALMYQRMFEGNTLTQKMADVIYYDWKVPEGERHDSAVKRNREALSAEVKLWEGYLQKVSGPFLAGKNFSLADVSVYPTIAYVFRYGLSEERYPKLAAYYNSLKERPSIKVSWPPTWLEKPQGEDTLKDL; from the exons ATGGCCAAGGACATGACTCTGCTGTGGGGCTCCGGCTCTCCTCCCTGCTGGAGGGTGATGGTTGTCCTGGAGGAGAAGAACCTGCAGGGCTACAACCAGAAACTGCTCGCCTTTGAGAAAATGGAGCACAAGTCTCAGCAAGTCATGGACATGAATCCCAGGGGACAG CTTCCTGCCTTCAAACATGGGAACAGTGTCCTGAATGAGTCCTACGCTGCCTGCATCTACCTGGAG AGCCAGTTCAAGTCCCAGGGAAACAAGCTGATCCCTGACTGCCCTGCTGAGCAAGCACTGATGTACCAGCGCATGTTTGAGGGTAACACACTCACCCAGAAAATGG cGGATGTTATCTACTACGACTGGAAGGTCCCAGAGGGGGAGAGGCACGACTCTGCTGTGAAGAGAAACCGAGAGGCTTTGAGTGCTGAGGTCAAGCTGTGGGAGGGATACCTACAGAAG GTGTCAGGCCCCTTCCTGGCAGGAAAGAACTTTTCCCTGGctgatgtgtctgtgtatcCAACCATTGCTTACGTCTTCCGTTATGG GTTATCCGAGGAGCGTTACCCTAAACTGGCAGCATACTATAACTCTTTGAAGGAAAGACCCAGCATCAAAGTCAGCTGGCCTCCTACCTGGCTGGAGAAACCACAGGGAGAAGACACACTCAAAGACCTCTGA
- the LOC133996372 gene encoding glutathione S-transferase A-like: protein MAQDMTLLWGSGSPPCWRVMIALEEKNLQGYDQKLLSFEKMEHKSQEVIDMNPRGQLPTFKHGDNIVNESYAACFYLESQFKSQGNKLIPESPTEQALTYQRMFEGNTFYEKLNAVIYYNWFVPEGERHDSALKRNRETLAAELKLWEGYLQKLGSGAHLAGPHFSLADVTVFPTVATLFRFGLSTERYPQLAEYYSLLKERPSIKASWPPHWLENPQGQDTLKDI from the exons ATGGCCCAGGACATGACTCTGCTGTGGGGCTCCGGCTCTCCTCCCTGCTGGAGGGTGATGATAGCCCTGGAGGAGAAGAACCTGCAGGGCTACGACCAGAAACTGCTCTCCTTCGAGAAAATGGAGCACAAATCTCAAGAAGTGATAGATATGAATCCCAGGGGACAG CTTCCCACTTTCAAACACGGAGACAACATTGTGAATGAATCCTATGCAGCCTGTTTTTATCTAGAG AGCCAGTTTAAGTCTCAGGGGAACAAATTGATCCCAGAGAGCCCCACAGAGCAAGCCCTGACGTACCAACGTATGTTTGAGGGAAACACCTTCTACGAAAAACTCA atgCGGTCATCTACTATAATTGGTTTGTCCCTGAAGGAGAGAGGCATGACTCAGCTCTGAAGAGAAACAGGGAAACTCTTGCAGCTGAGCTTAAACTGTGGGAGGGTTACCTGCAGAAG CTGGGTTCTGGCGCTCACCTGGCAGGACCCCATTTCTCACTGGCAGACGTGACTGTTTTTCCAACTGTTGCTACTCTTTTCAGATTTGG GTTGTCTACAGAACGTTACCCTCAACTGGCTGAGTATTACTCTCTGCTGAAGGAGCGGCCCAGCATCAAAGCCAGCTGGCCTCCTCACTGGCTAGAGAATCCACAGGGACAAGACACACTCAAAGACATCTGA